A region from the Pseudopipra pipra isolate bDixPip1 chromosome 8, bDixPip1.hap1, whole genome shotgun sequence genome encodes:
- the BMPR1A gene encoding bone morphogenetic protein receptor type-1A, which produces MTRLRVHEQLLGAYLLIILHVQGQNLDMLHGTGVKTNSDQKKQANGVTLAPEDTLPFLKCYCSGHCPDDAINNTCITNGHCFAIIEEDEHGEPTLASGCMKYEGSDFQCKDSPKAQLRRTIECCRTDFCNQDLQPTLPPLDSTDGLFDGSIRWMAVLISMAVCIIVMVILFSCFCYKHYCKSMAKRHCYNRDLEQDEAFIPAGESLKDLIDQSQSSGSGSGLPLLVQRTIAKQIQMVRQVGKGRYGEVWMGKWRGEKVAVKVFFTTEEASWFRETEIYQTVLMRHENILGFIAADIKGTGSWTQLYLITDYHENGSLYDFLKCTTLDNRALLKLAYSAACGLCHLHTEIYGTQGKPAIAHRDLKSKNILIKKNGTCCIADLGLAVKFNSDTNEVDVPLNTRVGTKRYMAPEVLDESLNKNHFQPYIMADIYSFGLIIWEMARRCVTGGIVEEYQLPYYDMVPNDPSYEDMREVVCVKRLRPVVSNRWNSDECLRAILKLMSECWAHNPASRLTALRIKKTLAKMVESQDVKI; this is translated from the exons gTCAAAATCTAGACATGCTTCATGGCACAGGAGTGAAGACAAATTCTGACCAAAAGAAACAAGCCAATGGAGTCACACTTGCTCCAGAGGACACCTTACCTTTTCTGAAGTGCTACTGCTCGGGACACTGTCCAGATGATGCTATTAATAACACATGCAT AACTAACGGGCATTGCTTTGCTATCATTGAGGAAGATGAACATGGAGAACCCACGCTTGCTTCTGGCTGCATGAAGTATGAAGGTTCAGACTTCCAGTGCAAG GACTCACCCAAAGCACAGCTGCGCCGGACGATCGAGTGCTGCCGGACTGATTTCTGCAATCAGGATTTACAACCAACCTTACCACCTCTTGATAGCACAG ATGGACTTTTTGATGGCAGCATCCGTTGGATGGCAGTGTTGATTTCTATGGCAGTCTGCATAATTGTCATGGTCATCTTATTTAGCTGCTTTTGTTACAA GCATTACTGTAAGTCCATGGCAAAGAGGCACTGTTATAATCGTGACCTGGAACAAGATGAAGCATTTATTCCAGCTGGGGAGTCATTAAAAGACCTTATTGACCAGTCACAGAGTTCTGGGAGTGGATCAGGATTACCGTTGTTG GTTCAGCGCACTATTGCCAAACAAATCCAGATGGTAAGGCAAGTTGGAAAAGGACGGTATGGTGAAGTGTGGATGGGCAAATGGAGGGGTGAAAAGGTGGCAGTCAAAGTGTTTTTCACCACAGAAGAAGCCAGTTGGTTCCGAGAAACAGAGATTTACCAAACTGTTCTAATGCGTCACGAAAACATCCTTG GTTTCATAGCTGCAGATATTAAAGGCACTGGCTCCTGGACACAGCTTTACTTGATTACAGATTATCATGAAAACGGATCATTGTATGATTTTCTGAAATGCACAACGCTGGACAACAGGGCTCTCCTCAAACTGGCTTATTCTGCTGCATGTGGTCTGTGCCATCTACACACAGAAATCTATGGGACACAAGGCAAGCCTGCTATTGCACACAGGGACCTGAAGAGTAAAAACATCTtgataaagaaaaatggaaCCTGCTGCATTGCGGACTTGGGTCTTGCAGTCAAGTTTAACAG TGACACAAATGAAGTTGATGTTCCCTTGAATACGAGAGTGGGAACAAAACGTTACATGGCTCCAGAAGTCCTGGATGAAAGCCTGAATAAAAACCATTTCCAGCCGTACATCATGGCTGACATCTACAGTTTTGGGCTGATCATTTGGGAAATGGCTCGGCGCTGTGTCACAGGAG GTATTGTTGAAGAGTATCAGTTGCCATATTATGACATGGTGCCAAATGACCCATCCTATGAGGACATGAGAGAAGTGGTGTGTGTCAAACGCCTGCGCCCGGTCGTGTCAAACAGATGGAACAGTGATGAA tgtttAAGAGCAATATTGAAGTTGATGTCTGAATGCTGGGCTCACAATCCTGCCTCAAGGCTCACTGCCTTGAGGATCAAGAAGACACTTGCCAAGATGGTGGAATCCCAAGACGTAAAGATTTGA